A single window of Streptomyces xanthii DNA harbors:
- a CDS encoding ATP-binding protein has protein sequence MISQPSRHCTVELQALPSRIGHVRSIVSAQLRHWHLEPLIDLAVLGVTELLTNVHRHAGPDKQCTVEIELLSERLTVSVHDQDPRLPEVRDAETFATCGRGLAMVAAVSESWGAHRHGVEGKVVWFALPAPAATVAVAPYPVYRTAAMRSADAPLQTPARSAVAG, from the coding sequence GTGATCAGCCAGCCGAGCAGGCATTGCACGGTGGAGCTCCAGGCCCTGCCGTCGCGGATCGGCCACGTCCGGTCCATCGTTTCGGCGCAGTTGCGCCACTGGCATCTCGAGCCGTTGATCGACCTGGCGGTGCTCGGGGTGACCGAGCTGCTGACCAACGTCCACCGGCACGCGGGGCCGGACAAGCAGTGCACCGTGGAGATCGAGCTGCTCAGTGAGCGGCTGACGGTCTCGGTGCACGACCAGGATCCGCGGCTGCCCGAGGTGCGGGACGCCGAGACGTTCGCCACGTGCGGGCGCGGCCTCGCCATGGTCGCGGCGGTCAGCGAGAGCTGGGGCGCGCACCGGCACGGCGTCGAGGGGAAGGTCGTGTGGTTCGCGCTGCCCGCCCCCGCGGCGACGGTGGCGGTGGCCCCGTACCCGGTGTACCGGACAGCGGCGATGCGCAGCGCCGACGCTCCCTTACAGACTCCCGCCCGGTCCGCCGTCGCAGGCTGA
- a CDS encoding L-cysteine desulfhydrase Cds1: MQQGHPRGEGPAGGPMPTLDVDHTDPDYRTWLKEAVRKVQADSNRSADTHLLRFPLPEHWGIDLYLKDESTHPTGSLKHRLARSLFLYGLCNGWIRPGRPVIEASSGSTAVSEAYFAKLIGVPFIAVMPRTTSAEKIRLIEFHGGQCHFVDDSRTMYEESAALAARTGGHYMDQFTYAERATDWRGNNNIAESIYRQMELERYPCPTWIVATAGTGGTSATLARYVHYMQHDTRICVADPENSCFFEGWTTDNADARSDCGSRIEGIGRPRMEPSFVPGAIDRMMKVPDAASVAAVRALEHAIGRKAGGSTGTGLWSALKIVAEMVAEGRRGSVVTLLCDPGDRYLDKYYSDTWLAEQGLDIGPYAEAIDLLLETGNWPE; encoded by the coding sequence ATGCAGCAGGGCCATCCTCGAGGCGAGGGCCCGGCCGGCGGGCCGATGCCGACGCTCGACGTCGACCACACGGATCCGGACTACCGGACCTGGCTCAAAGAAGCCGTCCGCAAGGTCCAGGCCGACAGCAACCGCTCGGCCGACACCCACCTCCTGCGCTTCCCGCTCCCCGAGCACTGGGGCATCGACCTCTACCTCAAGGACGAGTCGACCCACCCCACGGGCAGCCTCAAGCACCGGCTGGCCCGCTCACTGTTCCTCTACGGCCTGTGCAACGGCTGGATCCGGCCGGGCCGCCCGGTCATCGAGGCGTCCAGCGGCTCGACGGCCGTCTCCGAGGCCTACTTCGCGAAGCTGATCGGCGTCCCCTTCATCGCGGTGATGCCGCGTACGACGAGCGCCGAGAAGATCCGGCTGATCGAATTCCACGGCGGCCAGTGCCACTTCGTCGACGACTCCCGCACCATGTACGAGGAGTCGGCGGCCCTCGCGGCCCGCACCGGCGGCCACTACATGGACCAGTTCACCTACGCGGAGCGGGCCACCGACTGGCGCGGCAACAACAACATCGCGGAGTCCATCTACCGGCAGATGGAGCTGGAGCGCTACCCCTGTCCCACCTGGATCGTCGCCACCGCCGGCACCGGAGGCACCTCCGCGACCCTCGCCCGCTACGTCCACTACATGCAGCACGACACCCGCATCTGTGTCGCCGACCCGGAGAACTCCTGCTTCTTCGAGGGCTGGACGACGGACAACGCGGACGCGCGCAGCGACTGCGGCTCCCGCATCGAGGGCATCGGCCGGCCCCGCATGGAGCCCAGCTTCGTGCCCGGCGCCATCGACCGCATGATGAAGGTCCCCGACGCGGCCAGCGTCGCCGCGGTCCGCGCCCTCGAGCACGCCATCGGCCGCAAGGCGGGCGGTTCCACCGGCACCGGACTGTGGAGCGCCCTCAAGATCGTCGCCGAGATGGTGGCCGAGGGGCGCAGGGGCAGCGTCGTCACCCTGCTGTGCGACCCGGGCGACCGCTACCTGGACAAGTACTACTCCGACACCTGGCTCGCCGAACAGGGCCTGGACATCGGCCCGTACGCCGAGGCGATCGACCTGCTCCTGGAGACGGGCAACTGGCCGGAGTGA
- a CDS encoding SRPBCC family protein, protein MARRLLPVGPDFVETAPLRLVFAREVSAPPGAVYRALAEDVAGWPQWFSAVTSARPLDGGTRREVRLKGGTRFVETIVAAEPDEVYAYRVDETNAPGMRALLEEWRIVAVPGGSRVQWTFAADGAAPFRIGLKAARAGLGRAFRDAVGALERRLASTAA, encoded by the coding sequence ATGGCACGTCGTCTGCTGCCCGTCGGCCCGGACTTCGTGGAGACCGCGCCGCTGCGTCTGGTCTTCGCCCGTGAGGTGTCCGCGCCGCCCGGTGCCGTGTACCGGGCGCTGGCGGAGGACGTCGCCGGCTGGCCCCAGTGGTTCTCGGCGGTGACCTCGGCCCGGCCGCTGGACGGCGGGACGCGGCGCGAGGTGCGGCTCAAGGGCGGCACGCGTTTCGTGGAGACGATCGTGGCGGCGGAGCCCGACGAGGTCTACGCGTACCGGGTGGACGAGACCAACGCGCCGGGGATGCGGGCGCTGTTGGAGGAGTGGCGGATCGTCGCGGTGCCCGGGGGTTCGCGGGTGCAGTGGACGTTCGCGGCGGACGGCGCCGCCCCGTTCCGTATCGGTCTCAAGGCGGCGCGGGCGGGACTCGGCCGCGCGTTCCGCGACGCGGTCGGCGCCCTGGAGCGCCGCCTCGCCTCGACCGCGGCCTAG
- a CDS encoding DeoR/GlpR family DNA-binding transcription regulator → MSENQNLLAEQRRTLILDEVRRRGGVRVNELTRQLGVSDMTVRRDLDALARQGVLEKVHGGAVPVVDASTHEPGFEAKSGLELSAKEDIARAAAALAAPGSAIALSGGTTTYALAQHLLDVPDLTVVTNSVRVADVFHTAQRSAGSRPGAATVVLTGGVRTPSDSLVGPVADQAIAALHFDVLFLGVHGISPRAGLSTPNLAEAETNRRLVQSARRVVVVADHTKWGTVGLSSFASLDQVDTLVTDRGLAPEARAEVSEHMRLVVAGEPESGTDI, encoded by the coding sequence GTGAGCGAGAATCAGAACCTGCTCGCGGAGCAGCGCCGCACCCTGATCCTCGACGAGGTCCGCCGCCGCGGCGGCGTCCGGGTCAACGAACTGACCAGGCAGCTCGGTGTGTCCGACATGACGGTGCGCCGCGATCTGGACGCGCTGGCCCGTCAGGGCGTCCTGGAGAAGGTGCACGGCGGCGCGGTCCCGGTCGTCGACGCGAGCACCCACGAGCCGGGCTTCGAGGCGAAGTCGGGCCTGGAGCTGAGCGCCAAGGAGGACATCGCGCGGGCGGCGGCGGCGCTGGCGGCGCCCGGCTCCGCGATCGCCCTGTCCGGCGGTACGACGACGTACGCGCTGGCGCAGCACCTGCTCGACGTGCCGGACCTGACGGTGGTGACCAATTCGGTGCGGGTGGCCGACGTGTTCCACACCGCACAGCGCAGCGCGGGCAGCCGGCCGGGGGCGGCGACGGTGGTGCTGACCGGCGGGGTGCGCACGCCGTCGGACTCGCTGGTGGGGCCGGTCGCGGACCAGGCGATCGCGGCGCTCCACTTCGACGTGCTGTTCCTCGGTGTGCACGGGATCAGTCCGCGGGCGGGTCTGTCGACGCCGAACCTGGCGGAGGCGGAGACGAACCGGCGGCTCGTGCAGTCCGCGCGCCGGGTTGTGGTGGTCGCGGACCACACGAAGTGGGGGACGGTGGGCCTGAGTTCGTTCGCCTCGCTCGACCAGGTCGACACGCTGGTCACGGACCGCGGGCTCGCCCCGGAGGCGCGGGCGGAGGTCTCCGAGCACATGCGGCTGGTCGTCGCGGGTGAGCCGGAGAGCGGTACAGACATCTGA